From Methanospirillum lacunae:
GCTGCATTTATCATAGCGCGGTATTTTCGGGCCTCTGCCTCACGACGCCGATCATTCTCCCGGCTTTTTTTCCGGTTTTCTGATTCTCGAATCTCACGCTGAATGACAGGGATAAGTGGCTTGAGATTTCCTTTAAAGATATAATCATGGGCCCCACTTTTCATCAGCGAGACAGCAGTATCCTCACCAATCTCACCGGAAACAATGATGAATGGAATATCCAGGCCCCGTTTATTGAATTCCTGAAGAACATCGAGACCAGTAAACCCGGGAAGTGAGTAATCACAGAGGACGACATCCCACTCCTTGGAGTCTAATGCATCACAGACTGATTGAAGAGTGTCCAGCCTCAGGAGATCTGTTGAATATCCACCTTTTTTTAATTCATGCATTACCAGAAATGCATGATCCTCATTGTCCTCAATCAAAAGGACATGCAATTGTTCTGTTGCCATTATTTATCCCTGAGTTACTATAGATCAACACTCTCGCAGCGCAAATAATAATAATCTCGCACGACTCACATTAAAGACTTTTTTTATTACCCATGTAGAGTATGGTCATGCGGCACCTACCCATCCACATCAAAAATAACCATAGCCTTCGCGCGAGATGAAAGACGACAATCTAGATTTCAAGTGTTTAAAAAAAATATCTTTTTTGCTGAATATCAAAATTAAATTTTTATTTCTGAATCTTTTTTAATAAGAAGCCCGATAAAAAGTATTCTAAATCCAAAGGATATAATTTACCCAAGTGACTTGAGCGGTGATTATAACATCAGAATCGTGCATCAGGGAGAAATGAGGAGATATATTTCATACTAAAATAAAAAGTATTATATATCGGACAGAAAAATCAATTAATTGTCAGGGAAACTTCTGTGGACATATCAGGCATGAGATATCCGGGGGGTTTTGAACACATATAGGCAGGTGTTATTTCTCCTGCCTTTCCACATTCCCTGATATATGAAAAGTGTGCCTTTTTTGTTTATCTGATCACAAAGGTTGAAACCCTCACACGGTAAACTCACTCACGATAAGATGGCTGTCGATATTCTTGAGTTTGATCTGGGGGGAGAATCATATGCCATGGATATTCAGATTGCACGTGAGATCGTTGAGATGCTCCCCATCACCCCAATCCCACGAGCTCCCGGCCATGTCACCGGACTTCTAAACCTGCGTGGTGAGATCACAACAATAATTAATATCCATCATCTTCTTGGAATAAAGCCTGCCAAACAACGGGAAGAACAGAATATCATGGTATTGATCCCGGATGTATTTGAGAATACAAGTGTAGGGATGATCGTTGATGAGGTCCATAGCGTTCTCACCGTTGATGAGAAAGATATTGATACTAATGTCAAGGGTGTGAATGCAGAACTAGCGGATTATGTCCATGGCATCATTAAACTCTCTCATGATGACGGGGTTAAGACAGAAGCCGAGGATACTGATAAGGAGAGTAAGAAACGACTGATTATCTGGATTGATGTCAGGAAGATACTGACCGAGACGATTGAGAGTCCGGGATCACGTCAGGAATAACTTTTTTTCTTGTTCGAGAGACAAAAAGATTTTTTTTTTTGAATTGGATTTTTTGGATAAATGAAGGGATTTGGGGATTACATCCCCATGCCGCCCATTCCACCCATACCGCCCATGCCTCCCATCTCATCCATACCACCTGGTGGCATGGCCGGGGCTGCTGACTTTGCAGAGGCGATGATATCGTCAATCCTGAGGATCATGATTGCTGCTTCTGCAGCGCTGGCAATTGCCTGGGTCTTGACACGCAGTGGCTCAACGACTCCTTCCTTCTGCATATCAGATGGTT
This genomic window contains:
- a CDS encoding chemotaxis protein CheW encodes the protein MAVDILEFDLGGESYAMDIQIAREIVEMLPITPIPRAPGHVTGLLNLRGEITTIINIHHLLGIKPAKQREEQNIMVLIPDVFENTSVGMIVDEVHSVLTVDEKDIDTNVKGVNAELADYVHGIIKLSHDDGVKTEAEDTDKESKKRLIIWIDVRKILTETIESPGSRQE